The following proteins are encoded in a genomic region of Deinococcus cellulosilyticus NBRC 106333 = KACC 11606:
- a CDS encoding carbohydrate ABC transporter permease, with amino-acid sequence MGLTASTTNHTSRKTSKTVGALLTYLVLLFFSFLFVFPVLFMVVSSFKDTPGIFSDLRSLRAFLPVGNVSLENFQYIFERGNILLYFKNSLIVSGVTVVLSVLVNSMAAFALARLRWKGRGVLLGFVISLMIVPFEAIAIPLLLLVSKFPALQIGPDGIHLTGTWLNSYTVQIVPFIGSAFNIFLFYQFFLDIPRELDEAASIDGATPWQIYWKIVMPIARPVIATCAILGFLGMWNQYLWPIMTVQGASARPLQPGIQEFFGRTTQWGQVLAYTSLITLPMLLVFLTFQKWFVKSVATNGLKG; translated from the coding sequence ATGGGCCTGACCGCCAGCACCACAAACCACACCTCCAGAAAGACCAGCAAGACAGTGGGCGCACTCCTGACCTACCTTGTGCTGCTGTTCTTCTCTTTCCTGTTTGTTTTTCCGGTGCTCTTCATGGTGGTGTCCAGCTTCAAGGACACCCCGGGCATCTTCTCGGACCTTCGCTCCCTGAGGGCTTTTCTGCCCGTCGGGAACGTGAGCCTGGAGAACTTCCAGTACATTTTCGAGCGGGGCAACATCCTGCTGTACTTCAAGAACTCCTTGATCGTCTCGGGGGTCACGGTGGTGCTGTCCGTGCTGGTCAACAGCATGGCCGCCTTCGCACTCGCCCGGTTGCGCTGGAAGGGGAGAGGGGTGCTGCTGGGCTTCGTGATCTCCCTGATGATCGTTCCCTTCGAGGCCATCGCCATTCCGCTGCTTTTGCTGGTCAGCAAATTTCCAGCCTTGCAGATCGGTCCGGACGGCATCCACCTCACTGGAACCTGGCTGAACTCCTACACCGTGCAGATCGTGCCCTTCATTGGCAGTGCCTTCAACATCTTCCTGTTCTACCAGTTCTTCCTGGACATCCCCCGTGAACTGGACGAGGCTGCCTCCATCGATGGGGCCACACCCTGGCAGATCTACTGGAAGATCGTGATGCCCATTGCCCGCCCGGTGATCGCCACCTGCGCCATTCTGGGGTTCCTGGGGATGTGGAACCAGTACCTGTGGCCGATCATGACCGTGCAGGGGGCCAGTGCCCGGCCTCTGCAGCCCGGCATTCAGGAGTTCTTCGGACGCACCACCCAGTGGGGACAGGTGCTGGCCTACACCTCACTCATCACCCTGCCGATGTTGCTGGTCTTCCTCACCTTCCAGAAATGGTTCGTGAAGAGCGTGGCCACCAACGGACTGAAAGGATAA
- a CDS encoding glycoside hydrolase family 32 protein — MTQSAFTPEDTFKIRSRFRGDRFRPHYHFMPPHNWMNDPNGVAFVNGEYHVFYQHNPMEPTWGNMSWGHARSRDLLHWEDLPHALLPTPGSADEDGCFSGTLFSEQGTHTLYYTGYHFDRQTQCSASSTDMVHFEKHPSNPIISHAPEGVGPNDFRDPWVFEHQGLIYMLVGASIDSELGAALLYARQPDQSWLHLGELFRAPNRKYGSMWECPNFFRIGDKWVLIVSIWPKLKVHCFVGTFQDGRFHPEWDDDLDADASSYAHLSCKDDRGRYINWGWIDEQRDRDLMQAAGWAGVLSLPRVLNLDEHGHLSLEPAPELQKLRQNLRMDAGTLAPAAHTERPAFKATHSEIQARFELRDQKPVGLCLLTAPDGSEETRLTYDPLARKLLLDRSKCSLNPKTSRQNQSVPLYLKPGETLDLRVFIDGSVVEVYANGRVCLTSRIYPTLESSVYSKVHAQGETTYELQVWDMHSIWE, encoded by the coding sequence GTGACCCAGTCTGCTTTCACCCCTGAGGACACCTTCAAGATCCGGTCCCGTTTCCGGGGGGACCGCTTCCGGCCCCACTACCACTTCATGCCCCCACACAACTGGATGAACGACCCCAACGGCGTTGCTTTCGTGAACGGTGAATACCACGTGTTCTACCAGCACAACCCCATGGAACCCACCTGGGGCAACATGAGCTGGGGCCACGCCCGCAGCCGGGACTTGCTGCACTGGGAAGACCTGCCGCACGCCCTGCTCCCCACCCCAGGCAGTGCTGACGAGGACGGCTGTTTCTCGGGTACCCTCTTCAGCGAACAGGGAACACACACCCTGTATTACACCGGATACCACTTTGACCGCCAGACCCAGTGCAGCGCCAGCAGCACCGACATGGTGCACTTCGAGAAACACCCCTCAAACCCCATCATCTCCCACGCCCCGGAGGGGGTTGGACCCAATGACTTCCGTGACCCGTGGGTGTTCGAGCACCAGGGGCTCATTTACATGCTGGTCGGGGCTTCCATTGATTCGGAACTCGGGGCGGCCCTGCTGTACGCCAGACAGCCGGACCAGAGCTGGCTGCACCTCGGAGAACTTTTTCGTGCCCCCAACCGCAAATACGGCTCGATGTGGGAGTGCCCGAACTTCTTCAGGATCGGCGACAAATGGGTGCTGATCGTGTCCATCTGGCCCAAGCTGAAGGTGCACTGTTTTGTGGGGACCTTCCAGGATGGCCGCTTCCACCCGGAGTGGGACGATGACCTGGATGCAGATGCCAGCAGTTACGCCCACCTCAGCTGCAAAGACGACCGGGGTCGCTACATCAACTGGGGCTGGATTGATGAGCAACGGGACCGGGACCTGATGCAGGCCGCCGGATGGGCTGGAGTGCTCAGCCTCCCACGGGTGCTCAACCTGGATGAACACGGTCACCTGAGCCTTGAACCTGCACCAGAATTGCAAAAGCTCAGGCAAAACCTGCGCATGGATGCTGGAACCCTTGCCCCTGCCGCACACACAGAACGGCCTGCTTTCAAGGCCACCCACTCCGAAATCCAGGCCCGATTCGAACTGCGCGACCAGAAACCAGTGGGCCTGTGCCTGCTGACCGCACCGGATGGCAGCGAAGAGACCCGCCTGACCTACGACCCGCTGGCCCGCAAGTTGCTGCTGGACCGCTCAAAATGCTCCCTGAACCCCAAGACCTCCCGGCAAAACCAGTCGGTGCCCCTCTACCTGAAACCCGGTGAAACGCTGGATTTGCGGGTCTTCATTGATGGCAGTGTGGTGGAGGTGTACGCGAATGGCCGCGTTTGCCTCACCAGTCGCATTTATCCCACCCTGGAATCCAGCGTGTACAGCAAGGTTCATGCCCAGGGGGAAACCACCTATGAGCTGCAGGTGTGGGACATGCACAGCATCTGGGAGTGA
- a CDS encoding YdeI/OmpD-associated family protein: protein MTPLSFETPELLDHWLSQNHDTHTELWVKMHRKGTGIPSVTWEDVVEVVLAWGWIDGQRKSLDEVSFLQRITPRRPKSNWSRRNCEIAERLIAEGKMQPSGLVHVEAARQDGRWAQAYAGPAQMEIPEDFLHALAKNPQAQQTYETLNRSNLFAIYHRLQTARKPETRQKRMDEILARLAEGKKLL, encoded by the coding sequence ATGACCCCACTTTCATTTGAAACCCCTGAACTGCTCGATCACTGGCTCAGTCAAAACCATGACACCCACACGGAACTGTGGGTGAAAATGCACAGGAAAGGCACGGGCATCCCGAGTGTCACCTGGGAGGATGTGGTGGAAGTGGTCCTCGCCTGGGGCTGGATTGACGGGCAGCGCAAATCGCTGGATGAGGTGTCCTTTCTGCAGCGCATCACGCCACGCAGACCGAAATCCAACTGGTCCCGGCGCAACTGTGAGATTGCAGAGCGCCTGATTGCAGAAGGAAAAATGCAGCCTTCCGGTCTGGTGCATGTGGAGGCCGCCCGTCAGGATGGCCGCTGGGCGCAGGCGTATGCTGGACCCGCACAGATGGAGATCCCGGAGGATTTTCTCCATGCGCTCGCAAAAAACCCTCAGGCGCAGCAGACCTATGAAACCCTGAACCGCAGCAACCTGTTTGCCATCTACCACCGCCTGCAAACGGCCCGCAAACCTGAAACCCGCCAGAAGCGCATGGATGAGATCCTTGCGCGACTGGCAGAGGGAAAGAAACTGCTGTGA
- a CDS encoding LysE family transporter: MTTLITLFMVHLLALLTPGPDSLLVARLAVSNTRKAGLYAALGITLGNALWAGLALIGLQVLFQEVVWLQTALKVAGGLYLLYLGFLLWKGSLKKTASSESTTEPLKSSNAAAFRSGLLTNLANVKAVIYFSSIFVTFITPGMGTGLKVSMFMLVMLETLAFFSVVALVLSLPAPQQAYQKAVKWIDRTAGTMFAAFGARLVLSIRDH, translated from the coding sequence ATGACCACCCTCATCACCTTGTTCATGGTTCACCTGCTGGCCCTGCTCACCCCCGGACCTGACAGCCTGCTCGTCGCCCGACTCGCCGTCAGCAACACCCGCAAAGCCGGACTGTACGCCGCACTCGGCATCACCCTCGGCAACGCCCTGTGGGCAGGCCTCGCCCTGATCGGATTGCAGGTGCTCTTCCAGGAAGTGGTGTGGCTGCAAACCGCCCTCAAAGTCGCCGGAGGGCTGTACCTGCTGTACCTCGGGTTCCTGCTCTGGAAAGGCTCCCTGAAAAAGACGGCCTCCAGCGAATCCACCACCGAACCCCTCAAATCCAGCAATGCTGCAGCCTTTCGAAGCGGGCTCCTCACCAACCTCGCCAACGTCAAGGCCGTGATCTACTTCAGCAGCATCTTCGTCACCTTCATCACTCCGGGCATGGGCACAGGCCTCAAAGTCAGCATGTTCATGCTGGTCATGCTCGAAACCCTGGCCTTCTTCAGCGTGGTCGCCCTGGTGCTCTCCCTCCCCGCACCCCAGCAGGCCTACCAGAAAGCCGTCAAGTGGATTGACCGCACCGCAGGCACCATGTTCGCCGCTTTCGGTGCCAGGCTGGTGCTCTCCATCCGGGACCACTGA
- a CDS encoding S8 family peptidase, whose product MNRVTSAALLALTLALASCSSNTPQDASIPMPDQNNTVSAAPIYGNSESGQYIVVFRKTATVQGQSISKLSAGQMVQRLGLDRQGAQIQAVYTEVLDGFAAKLSASNIQKLASDPRVAYLQAVQTYYATDTQSNPPSWGLDRIDQRDLPLSNSFTYSSNGTGVTAYVLDTGLNTTHTSFGGRASIGYDVINDGQNGRDCQGHGTHVAGTIGSSSYGVAKNVKLVGVRVLGCDGTGSNQGIIQAINWVAQNAQKPAVVNMSLGPRSRSVDQAMDDAINSAIGKGITFVLAAGNSNDDACYYSPARTPAAITVASSTRTDARSSFSNYGSCVDIFAPGSDIASTWIGSNTATNTISGTSMASPHTAGAAALVLSANPTFTPQQVRDALVNTATLNKITDPKGTPNRLLFVGQGTTPPPTTDPCSGTNCSKYTGSLSSGQSAYQPNGTYFNYAGGTLKGWLKGPAGSDFDLVLYKWNGSAWQAVSRAETSSSDESITYNAGSGYYTWEIVAYSGSGSYSFWMQK is encoded by the coding sequence ATGAACCGAGTCACTTCCGCAGCTCTACTGGCCCTCACCCTGGCCCTGGCTTCCTGCAGCAGCAACACCCCGCAGGATGCTTCTATACCCATGCCTGACCAGAACAACACCGTCAGTGCTGCTCCCATTTATGGCAACAGTGAATCCGGTCAGTACATTGTGGTGTTCCGCAAGACGGCCACCGTGCAGGGCCAGAGCATCAGCAAACTCAGTGCAGGCCAGATGGTGCAGAGGCTGGGGCTGGACCGTCAGGGCGCGCAGATTCAGGCGGTGTACACCGAAGTTCTGGATGGGTTTGCAGCGAAACTCAGTGCCAGCAACATTCAGAAACTCGCCTCTGATCCACGGGTGGCCTACCTGCAGGCCGTGCAGACCTATTACGCCACCGACACCCAGAGCAACCCTCCATCCTGGGGTCTGGACCGCATCGACCAGAGGGACCTGCCCCTCAGCAACTCCTTCACCTACAGTTCAAATGGAACGGGTGTCACCGCGTACGTGCTGGACACCGGACTGAACACCACCCACACCAGCTTTGGAGGCCGGGCCTCCATCGGGTATGACGTCATCAATGACGGCCAGAACGGCAGGGACTGCCAGGGGCACGGGACGCACGTCGCGGGCACCATCGGCAGCAGCAGTTACGGGGTGGCCAAGAACGTGAAACTGGTGGGCGTGCGCGTGCTGGGCTGTGACGGCACCGGCAGCAACCAGGGGATCATTCAGGCGATCAACTGGGTGGCCCAGAACGCCCAGAAGCCCGCCGTGGTGAACATGAGCCTCGGGCCTCGCAGCAGAAGTGTCGATCAGGCGATGGATGACGCCATCAACAGTGCCATCGGCAAGGGCATCACCTTCGTGCTGGCCGCCGGGAACTCCAACGATGACGCCTGCTATTACAGCCCTGCCCGCACCCCCGCAGCCATCACGGTGGCGAGCAGCACCCGCACCGATGCCCGTTCCAGCTTCAGCAATTACGGCAGTTGCGTGGACATTTTCGCTCCAGGAAGTGACATCGCCTCCACCTGGATTGGCAGCAACACCGCCACCAACACCATTTCCGGGACCAGCATGGCCAGTCCTCATACCGCAGGTGCTGCAGCGCTGGTGCTCTCCGCGAACCCCACCTTCACCCCGCAGCAGGTGCGGGACGCCCTGGTGAACACCGCCACCCTGAACAAGATCACCGATCCCAAGGGCACCCCCAACCGTCTGCTCTTCGTGGGTCAGGGCACCACTCCCCCACCCACCACTGACCCTTGCAGCGGCACCAACTGCAGCAAGTACACCGGAAGCCTCAGCAGTGGACAGAGCGCCTACCAGCCGAACGGCACATACTTCAATTACGCTGGTGGAACCCTCAAGGGATGGCTGAAAGGCCCTGCTGGGAGCGATTTCGACCTGGTGCTCTACAAATGGAATGGCAGTGCCTGGCAGGCGGTGAGCCGTGCGGAAACCTCCAGCAGCGATGAGAGCATCACCTACAATGCTGGCAGTGGATACTACACCTGGGAAATCGTGGCGTACTCCGGCAGCGGCAGTTACAGCTTCTGGATGCAGAAGTAA
- a CDS encoding ABC transporter substrate-binding protein, whose amino-acid sequence MKKWMSILGVATLAMALGQASAKGITLTIACGAVGQELEMCKSGVAAWAKKTGNTVKVFESPNLTNDRLALYQQQLAAKSGTIDVYQIDVIWPGILYQHFVNLKGKIPAAEVNAHFPAIIGANTVGGQLVSMPWFTDAGLLYYRKDLLQKYGFKSAPRTWDELASMAVKIQAGERKSNKSFQGFVFQGKDYEGLTCNALEWIASFKGGSVVDSTGKVTINNANAVKALTQAASWVKKISPEGVTTYAEEDARGIFQSGNAAFMRNWPYAWALGQGSESKVKGKIGVAPLPRGGASGQNAATLGGWQLAVSKYSKNQAAAIELVRYLTGKTEQKRRAIKGAYNPTIKSLYQDKEVLKANPFFGSLYSVFTSAVARPSGVTGLKYNQVSQAFSGAVHDVLTGQKKAADALKTLESDLNRIKGRGW is encoded by the coding sequence ATGAAAAAATGGATGTCCATTCTGGGCGTGGCCACCCTGGCCATGGCCCTGGGTCAGGCCAGTGCAAAAGGCATCACACTCACCATCGCCTGTGGCGCGGTGGGGCAAGAACTCGAGATGTGCAAGAGTGGGGTGGCGGCCTGGGCCAAGAAAACCGGCAACACCGTCAAGGTTTTTGAGAGCCCCAACCTCACCAACGACCGGCTCGCCCTCTACCAGCAGCAACTTGCTGCCAAGAGCGGCACCATCGACGTCTACCAGATCGATGTGATCTGGCCCGGCATCCTCTATCAGCACTTCGTGAACCTCAAAGGCAAAATCCCTGCTGCAGAAGTGAATGCCCACTTCCCCGCCATCATCGGGGCCAACACCGTGGGAGGTCAACTGGTGTCCATGCCGTGGTTCACCGATGCGGGTCTCTTGTATTACCGCAAAGACCTGTTGCAGAAATACGGCTTCAAGTCTGCCCCCAGAACCTGGGACGAACTGGCCAGCATGGCCGTCAAAATCCAGGCCGGAGAACGCAAGAGCAACAAGAGCTTCCAGGGCTTTGTGTTCCAGGGCAAGGATTACGAGGGTCTCACCTGCAATGCACTCGAATGGATTGCCTCTTTCAAGGGTGGATCTGTGGTGGACAGCACCGGTAAAGTCACCATCAACAACGCCAATGCTGTAAAAGCCCTGACGCAGGCCGCTTCCTGGGTGAAGAAAATCAGTCCAGAGGGTGTGACCACCTACGCTGAAGAAGACGCCCGTGGGATCTTCCAGTCGGGCAACGCTGCGTTCATGCGCAACTGGCCTTACGCCTGGGCGCTCGGTCAGGGCAGTGAATCCAAGGTGAAAGGCAAGATCGGCGTGGCCCCCCTGCCCAGAGGTGGAGCTTCCGGTCAGAACGCGGCCACACTGGGCGGCTGGCAACTGGCAGTCAGCAAGTACAGCAAGAACCAGGCAGCGGCCATTGAGCTGGTGCGTTACCTGACGGGCAAAACCGAACAGAAGCGCCGGGCCATCAAAGGGGCCTACAACCCGACCATCAAGAGCCTGTATCAGGACAAAGAAGTGCTGAAGGCGAACCCCTTCTTCGGAAGCCTTTACAGCGTGTTCACCAGTGCGGTGGCCCGTCCTTCTGGGGTGACGGGGTTGAAGTACAACCAGGTGTCCCAGGCTTTCTCTGGCGCAGTGCATGATGTGCTGACCGGACAGAAAAAAGCTGCCGATGCACTCAAGACCCTGGAAAGTGACCTCAACCGGATCAAAGGTCGCGGCTGGTAA
- a CDS encoding formylglycine-generating enzyme family protein, with the protein MSHPEHPSPAFLQAIFDLMVPIPAGEITLRNEKTQSAWSVQLQPFWMARVPVTERLFAAFCGGANSRERPVTQISWFDALRFCNLLSEAAGMKPCYTTSGDEVLWDRTADGFRLPTEAEWEHACRAGSTGVRYGKLEDIAWFRENSGGSVREVGLKAPNGWGLHDMIGNVWEWCWDVFDPEVYGPYRVFRGGGWFDEPRGLRASCRRKSHPTFQVDDLGFRLARSMPVESP; encoded by the coding sequence ATGTCACATCCTGAACATCCCAGCCCAGCATTTTTGCAGGCTATTTTCGACTTGATGGTCCCGATTCCAGCAGGGGAGATCACCTTGCGCAACGAAAAAACCCAATCCGCATGGTCCGTGCAGCTTCAGCCCTTCTGGATGGCCCGCGTTCCAGTGACAGAGCGGCTGTTTGCAGCTTTTTGTGGAGGTGCAAACAGCCGCGAACGGCCTGTGACGCAGATCTCATGGTTTGATGCCCTTCGGTTCTGCAACCTTCTTTCTGAAGCTGCAGGCATGAAACCCTGCTACACCACTTCTGGTGATGAGGTGCTGTGGGACCGGACTGCAGATGGTTTCCGTCTTCCCACCGAAGCAGAATGGGAGCATGCCTGCCGTGCCGGGAGCACTGGGGTGCGGTATGGGAAACTTGAGGACATCGCGTGGTTCCGGGAGAATTCTGGGGGCAGCGTCAGGGAAGTCGGCCTGAAAGCCCCGAATGGGTGGGGCCTTCATGACATGATCGGCAACGTGTGGGAATGGTGCTGGGATGTGTTCGACCCGGAGGTGTACGGACCTTACCGGGTGTTCCGGGGTGGAGGGTGGTTCGATGAACCCAGGGGATTGAGGGCCTCATGCCGCCGCAAGAGCCACCCGACATTTCAGGTGGATGACCTGGGATTCCGTCTGGCGCGTTCCATGCCCGTCGAAAGTCCATGA
- the melA gene encoding alpha-galactosidase translates to MVKIAIIGAGGHAFPLRLVADILSFPALQNSTLALMDINPERLSVTARHVQKLISHHRLPTQVQVTTDQRAALRDANYVIITFQVGGLEAYRHDVEIPRKYGIDQTVGDTLGPGGVMRFLRSAPAYKSIAQDMLELCPEAQLINYANPMAMATWYLSSLGVKAVGLCHSVQGTTHMLAREVGVPYSELVFKSAGINHQAWLLSLTHQGKDLYPQIRQVMRDRYLGRQQVGPLPTDDGNHSQLLEEGNVYEGGQEQVRTSIMEHFGYFHTESSHHASEYLPYFRKNQDLSRSFITHRWDYYQICCEAAHDDQSGFLEELLLELKPSIEYGATIIHSMETGTPSVIYGNVINTGLIENLPEGCCVEVACLVDRSGVQPTHLGKLPPQLAAVNRTSINVQELAVLAALEENLDHVYHAIALDPLSSALLTLNELRQMTRELLEAEQAWLPEFCQLRTPATV, encoded by the coding sequence ATGGTGAAAATTGCAATCATTGGGGCGGGCGGACATGCCTTTCCCCTGCGGCTCGTCGCGGACATCCTCAGCTTCCCGGCCCTGCAAAACAGCACCCTTGCCCTGATGGACATCAACCCTGAGCGCCTCTCCGTCACGGCCCGACACGTTCAGAAACTCATTTCCCACCACAGGCTGCCCACCCAGGTGCAGGTGACCACGGATCAGCGTGCAGCCTTAAGAGACGCAAATTACGTGATCATCACCTTTCAGGTGGGGGGCCTGGAAGCCTACCGCCATGATGTGGAGATTCCCAGAAAGTACGGCATCGACCAGACGGTTGGAGACACCCTCGGCCCGGGGGGTGTGATGCGCTTCCTTCGCAGTGCACCTGCCTACAAGAGCATCGCACAGGACATGCTGGAACTCTGCCCCGAGGCCCAGCTCATCAATTACGCCAACCCGATGGCGATGGCCACCTGGTACCTCTCAAGCCTTGGCGTGAAAGCGGTGGGGCTGTGTCACAGCGTGCAGGGCACCACCCACATGCTGGCCCGTGAGGTGGGGGTTCCCTACAGCGAACTGGTCTTCAAGAGCGCAGGCATCAACCACCAGGCGTGGCTCCTGTCCCTCACCCACCAGGGCAAAGACCTCTACCCCCAGATCCGGCAGGTGATGCGAGACCGCTACCTGGGACGCCAGCAGGTTGGCCCTCTGCCCACCGACGACGGCAACCACAGCCAGCTCCTCGAGGAAGGCAACGTGTACGAAGGGGGCCAGGAACAGGTCCGCACCAGCATCATGGAACACTTCGGGTACTTTCACACCGAATCCAGCCACCATGCCAGTGAATATTTGCCGTACTTCCGCAAAAACCAGGACCTGTCCCGATCTTTCATCACCCACCGCTGGGACTATTACCAGATCTGCTGTGAAGCGGCCCACGACGACCAGAGTGGCTTTCTGGAAGAATTGCTGCTGGAACTGAAACCCTCCATCGAATACGGGGCGACCATCATTCACAGCATGGAAACCGGGACCCCATCGGTGATTTACGGGAATGTGATCAACACAGGACTCATCGAAAACCTCCCAGAGGGGTGCTGCGTGGAAGTGGCCTGCCTGGTGGACCGCAGTGGCGTGCAGCCCACCCATTTGGGGAAACTCCCTCCTCAACTGGCTGCTGTGAACCGCACCAGCATCAATGTACAGGAACTGGCGGTCCTGGCCGCTCTGGAGGAGAATCTGGATCACGTGTATCACGCCATTGCCCTTGATCCCCTCAGCAGTGCCCTTTTGACCCTGAATGAACTCAGACAGATGACCCGCGAACTGCTGGAAGCAGAGCAGGCGTGGCTGCCAGAATTCTGCCAGCTCCGAACCCCTGCAACCGTTTGA
- a CDS encoding helix-turn-helix domain-containing protein translates to MDKPKVASDIAQNAASAKHEAFGAPLTFIGTYRVREGAPFPAHHHSGHEVIVWHTGQVELGWQQHGETHHLLTHPGMVTVMPGGTTHWDTPRKGYSHHFALFEGNFACPGFEQARHFLDDSTGSMERLLLALNAEFNNHQPERNEMLTLLLKQFEVCLLRLDSRQTLSAAEALVQRAKHLIEERCTENPSVQSIARELGTSVSHLRAQFAVHSQGSPKAHLQKVRVKRAIQHLKTSSLSLEALASLLGYASAGHLSREVKQLTGFTPGQIRRQR, encoded by the coding sequence ATGGACAAGCCGAAAGTCGCCAGTGATATTGCACAAAACGCCGCATCTGCAAAGCATGAGGCTTTTGGTGCCCCCCTGACCTTCATCGGAACCTACCGTGTGCGTGAGGGGGCACCCTTCCCCGCCCACCATCACTCTGGACATGAGGTGATCGTCTGGCACACCGGGCAGGTGGAACTCGGATGGCAGCAGCACGGTGAAACCCACCACCTGCTCACCCACCCGGGGATGGTCACTGTCATGCCAGGAGGCACCACCCACTGGGACACCCCGCGCAAAGGGTACAGCCACCACTTCGCGCTTTTTGAAGGGAACTTTGCATGCCCTGGCTTCGAGCAGGCCCGGCATTTTCTGGACGACAGCACGGGCAGCATGGAACGGCTGCTGCTCGCCCTGAACGCGGAATTCAACAACCACCAGCCTGAGCGCAATGAAATGCTGACCCTGCTCCTGAAACAATTCGAGGTGTGCCTGCTGCGTCTGGACAGCCGACAGACCCTGAGTGCCGCCGAAGCCCTGGTGCAGCGAGCGAAACACCTGATCGAGGAGCGTTGCACCGAAAACCCGTCCGTTCAGAGCATCGCCCGGGAACTGGGCACCTCGGTTTCCCACCTGCGGGCCCAGTTTGCAGTGCACAGCCAGGGATCACCCAAAGCACACCTGCAAAAAGTGCGCGTCAAACGGGCCATTCAGCACCTGAAAACCTCTTCACTGTCCCTGGAAGCCCTGGCGTCCCTGCTGGGCTATGCCTCTGCAGGGCACCTGTCACGGGAGGTGAAACAGCTCACCGGCTTCACCCCCGGGCAGATTCGCCGTCAGCGCTGA
- a CDS encoding TetR/AcrR family transcriptional regulator: MTDTDLKSKILDAALECMIELGIAGVTTKAIAARAGVNEVTLFRRFGNKTNLLRSVLSREAEMVATQGFHYTGNLREDLIGITRAYLDLTARHPGLIPMMLSELPRHPELMEVFEGPKSLIFTAGQIIVRYQMEGKLKPEFPFQTLATLLGPIIVMRLGQRLLPQDLPPHEIQAEQLVDFHLHGRSRPSGEQGL, encoded by the coding sequence ATGACCGACACTGACCTGAAAAGCAAAATCCTGGACGCCGCCCTTGAGTGCATGATCGAACTGGGGATTGCAGGCGTCACCACCAAAGCCATCGCTGCCAGAGCCGGGGTCAATGAAGTGACCCTGTTCCGGCGTTTTGGCAACAAAACCAACCTGTTGCGCTCGGTGCTGTCTCGGGAGGCTGAAATGGTTGCCACCCAGGGCTTTCATTACACCGGAAACCTCCGGGAGGACCTGATCGGCATCACCCGGGCTTACCTCGACCTCACCGCCAGACACCCTGGCCTGATCCCGATGATGCTTTCCGAGCTTCCCAGACACCCGGAACTCATGGAGGTTTTTGAAGGTCCCAAGAGCCTGATTTTCACTGCAGGCCAGATCATTGTGCGCTACCAGATGGAAGGGAAACTCAAGCCAGAATTCCCCTTTCAGACCCTGGCCACCCTGCTCGGTCCGATCATCGTGATGCGGCTCGGGCAACGCCTGCTGCCCCAGGACCTCCCACCCCACGAGATCCAGGCAGAGCAACTGGTGGATTTTCACCTGCATGGAAGGAGCAGGCCCTCAGGCGAACAGGGCCTCTGA